In one window of Aceticella autotrophica DNA:
- a CDS encoding glutamine synthetase III, protein MTDNILSTIYGSNVFNDAVMRERLPKATYNALRKTIDEGLPLDPAVAEVVANAMKDWAIEKGATHFTHWFQPLTGITAEKHDSFISPTIDGKVITIFSGKELIKGEPDASSFPSGGLRATFEARGYTAWDCTSPAFVKDNILYIPTAFCSYTGEALDLKTPLLRSSEALSKQALRILRLFKNNTAKRVITTVGPEQEYFLIDKKLYDKRKDLILTGRTLFGAKSPKGQEMEDHYFGSIKEKVFSFMQELNRELWKLGISAKTEHNEVAPSQHELAPVYDTTNIATDHNQLTMEMMKKIALRHGLVCLLHEKPFAGVNGSGKHNNWSMSTDDGLNLLDPGKTPHENEQFLIFLCAVIKAIDEYADLLRVSCASPGNDHRLGANEAPPAIISIFLGEQLTDILEQIANGGATNSKQGGTLKIGVTTLPELPKDSTDRNRTSPFAFTGNKFEFRMVGSSSSIATANYILNTIVAEALSQISDRLEKADNFDKEVEAILQEIIKEHKKVIFNGNGYSNEWIEEAEKRGLPNIRSMVDAIPVLLKEKNVAVMEKHGVLSKVELESRYEILLEKYIKTINIEALTMLDMAKRQILPAAIKFATKIAESINSIKETGLNLETKPQEELLKEVSSLTAEFKKRITILEDAVNGAAKIEDDTFKLASYYRDEIFEKMNSLREIGDQLETIVDAEIWPLPTYADMLFNV, encoded by the coding sequence ATGACAGACAACATATTATCAACTATTTATGGCTCAAATGTTTTTAATGATGCAGTAATGAGGGAACGCCTGCCCAAAGCTACTTATAACGCTTTAAGAAAAACTATAGATGAAGGACTCCCTTTAGATCCTGCTGTTGCTGAAGTTGTAGCAAATGCTATGAAAGACTGGGCAATAGAAAAAGGTGCTACACACTTTACACACTGGTTCCAACCATTAACAGGAATAACTGCGGAAAAACATGACTCATTTATATCACCTACAATAGATGGAAAAGTTATCACCATATTCTCTGGAAAAGAGCTAATAAAAGGTGAACCTGATGCTTCTTCTTTTCCTTCCGGCGGATTAAGGGCAACGTTTGAGGCAAGGGGTTATACTGCATGGGATTGTACATCGCCTGCTTTTGTTAAAGATAATATACTTTACATTCCTACAGCCTTTTGCTCATATACAGGTGAAGCGCTTGACCTCAAAACACCGCTTCTTCGTTCTTCAGAGGCATTATCAAAACAGGCTCTTCGTATATTAAGATTATTTAAAAATAATACGGCAAAAAGGGTTATAACAACTGTAGGACCGGAACAGGAATATTTCTTAATAGATAAAAAATTGTATGACAAGCGCAAAGACCTTATACTAACCGGAAGAACATTGTTTGGTGCAAAATCTCCTAAGGGGCAGGAAATGGAAGACCACTATTTTGGCTCCATAAAAGAAAAAGTTTTTTCCTTTATGCAGGAGCTTAATAGAGAACTCTGGAAACTTGGCATTTCTGCAAAAACAGAACATAATGAAGTAGCACCATCACAACATGAACTTGCTCCAGTATATGACACAACAAATATAGCTACAGACCACAATCAACTGACAATGGAAATGATGAAAAAAATCGCTCTAAGACATGGCTTAGTATGTTTATTGCATGAAAAACCATTTGCAGGCGTAAATGGCTCCGGTAAACATAACAACTGGTCAATGAGTACAGATGATGGTTTAAATCTTTTAGACCCCGGAAAAACACCTCATGAAAATGAACAGTTCCTTATATTCTTATGTGCAGTAATAAAAGCAATCGATGAATATGCAGATTTGCTCAGGGTATCCTGTGCATCACCGGGAAATGACCATCGTCTTGGGGCAAATGAAGCACCTCCGGCTATTATTTCAATATTCCTCGGTGAACAGCTTACTGATATTTTAGAACAAATTGCAAATGGAGGCGCCACAAATTCCAAGCAGGGCGGAACACTGAAAATAGGGGTTACGACACTCCCAGAACTTCCAAAGGATTCAACAGATAGAAACAGGACATCGCCATTTGCATTTACAGGCAACAAGTTCGAGTTCAGAATGGTTGGTTCATCTTCCTCAATTGCAACAGCCAATTATATACTTAATACAATAGTAGCTGAAGCGCTTTCGCAAATTTCAGACAGACTTGAAAAAGCTGATAACTTTGATAAAGAAGTAGAAGCAATTTTACAGGAAATTATAAAGGAACACAAAAAAGTAATATTCAATGGCAATGGGTATTCCAATGAATGGATTGAAGAAGCAGAAAAAAGAGGACTCCCAAATATACGATCAATGGTTGATGCAATTCCTGTATTATTAAAGGAAAAAAATGTCGCAGTAATGGAAAAACATGGTGTCCTAAGCAAGGTTGAATTAGAATCACGTTATGAAATTTTACTTGAAAAATATATAAAGACAATAAACATCGAGGCACTGACAATGCTTGATATGGCAAAACGTCAGATATTGCCGGCTGCAATAAAATTTGCAACAAAAATTGCGGAATCAATTAATTCTATTAAAGAAACCGGGCTTAATCTTGAAACAAAACCACAAGAAGAACTCCTTAAAGAAGTTTCTTCATTAACTGCAGAATTTAAAAAGAGAATTACTATTCTTGAAGATGCTGTTAATGGCGCTGCAAAAATAGAAGATGATACATTTAAGCTGGCAAGTTATTATAGAGATGAAATATTTGAAAAAATGAATTCATTAAGAGAAATAGGAGACCAGCTTGAAACAATTGTAGATGCAGAAATTTGGCCATTACCAACATATGCAGATATGTTATTTAACGTATAA
- the smpB gene encoding SsrA-binding protein SmpB: MAKEDIKIVAQNKKAGHDYFIEDTYEAGIVLTGTEVKSVRMGKVNLKDGFARIVNNEVYLYNMHISPYEKGNIFNKDPLRTRKLLLNRHEINKLMGYVTQKGYTLIPTKVYLKHGLIKIEIAVAVGKKLYDKREAVAKKDAKREIEKHFKERQYI, encoded by the coding sequence ATGGCTAAAGAAGATATAAAAATAGTGGCACAGAATAAGAAAGCTGGTCATGACTATTTCATAGAAGATACCTATGAAGCTGGTATTGTACTTACAGGGACAGAAGTAAAATCAGTACGTATGGGAAAGGTAAATTTAAAAGACGGTTTTGCAAGGATTGTAAATAATGAGGTTTATTTATACAATATGCATATAAGCCCATATGAAAAAGGCAATATATTCAATAAAGACCCTTTAAGAACACGGAAATTGCTTTTAAACCGACATGAAATAAATAAGCTGATGGGGTATGTAACTCAAAAAGGATATACATTGATACCTACGAAGGTGTATTTAAAACACGGACTTATCAAGATTGAAATAGCTGTTGCAGTAGGTAAAAAACTTTATGATAAGAGAGAAGCAGTAGCTAAGAAAGATGCAAAAAGAGAAATTGAAAAACATTTTAAGGAAAGACAGTATATCTAA